From Pseudomonas hormoni:
TGGTGCTGGACATGAGGCTCATTGGGCATCTCCCACTTGCTTGCGCAGACGGGTGATGCGGGTATTGAGCACGTTCAACTGCTCCTCGCTCTTAAGGGTCAGGACCTTCGCTTCGGCCAGGCGCGCATCCAGCTCGGCCTGTTCGGCCCGCATCCGCGCATGCTTGTAGGACTGATCCGCCATGTCGCCCTGGGCACGGCTGAACTTGTCTTCGGCCAGTTTCAGCTCCGGCACCTCGTCGGCGGTGGCGCCCACGGCTTTGGCTTGTATCAGTGCCTGATCGGTCAGGCGTATTTGTTCATTCGGCGCCGGATCGGCTGCACAACCCGCCAGAGCCAGAACGGCCAGGGCAGCGAAAAGAGGTCGAATACTCACTAAAAATCCCTACTGTTTTGGGGTACTGGCGGCTTGTTGCTGTTGCTGCGCTTTCCAACGCTCGATGTTGCGTTGCAGCACGGCTTCCGTCAGTCCGGACGCGGGCAATTCTGTCATCTTTTTGGCCAGCTGTCCGCGCAACCACGGATCGTTGCAGGCGGAGTTATGGGAAACCGCGAGGAACAGGCCGGGTTTATCGACCGGTTGTGGGCGCGCCACCAGATCGTTGGCCATGCTCAGTGTTTGTGCCGCTGCCATGCCGGAGTAGCGTCCCGCGAGGACAAATTCCACTTCGCCCAAGAGCAATTTCTGAAAGGCCTGGGTCAGGTTTGGTGTACGTACGAGGGTCAATTGCTGCTCGGCGAACGTACCAAATGCCTGGGTTATTCGAGACTTTTCCGACAACGCGCCGGGGTGACCGTGGAGGTCTTGTGCTTCGTTGTAGACCAGAGACGAGTCTTTTCGGGTCCAGACCAGGTAATCGTTTTCCAGCAACGGCGGATGGATGTAATCCAGAGTTTCCAGCTCGCTGACCGTCAACGGCGCATCCGCCAGCATGTCCATGCGCCCGCTGCGCACTTCATCGAGGGCCTGGGAGCGTTTGCCGGCGTAAAGAATGTCGACTTTGATCCCCAACTCCCCCGCCACTTGCTGCAACAAATCGGCACTGGCGCCGATCAGGTGCTTGGGGTTTTGCGGATCTTGCCACAGGTACGGCGGCGCGTCCGGGCTGCCGGTGACCACCAGGCGTTCGCACTTGCCCGCGGCAACAGACAGTGTCGGCAATACCGTCAGGCCCAGCAGCAATGACCAACCGAACACTCGGCGCAAATCCATGGCAACACTCTCCCACTCAAATCCGGAACAAAAAAAAGCCCGACCAAAAGGTCGGGCTCTTTATAGGTCAAGCCGCTGGATTAGACCAGCTTCTCGAACTCAGGGATGGCTTCGAACAGGTCTGCCACCAGGCCGTAATCGGCCACCTGGAAGATCGGCGCTTCTTCGTCCTTGTTGATCGCAACGATCACTTTGGAGTCTTTCATGCCGGCCAGGTGCTGGATCGCGCCGGAGATACCGACCGCGATGTACAGCTGTGGAGCAACGATCTTGCCGGTCTGACCGACCTGCATGTCGTTGGGTACGAAACCTGCGTCGACCGCGGCGCGGGAAGCACCGACGGCAGCGCCCAGCTTGTCGGCCAGGGCGTACAGATGTTTGAAGTTGTCGCCGTTCTGCATGCCGCGACCGCCGGAAACGACGATTTTGGCAGCGGTCAGTTCCGGACGATCGGACTTGGCCAGTTCTTCACCAACGAAGCTCGACGTGCCAGCGTTGTGCGCAGCAGCGACCGCTTCAACAGCAGCCGAACCACCTTCAGCAGCCACCGGGTCGAAACCGGTGGCACGTACGGTGATCACTTTGACCGCAGCGTTCGACTGAACGGTAGCGATGGCGTTGCCGGCGTAGATAGGGCGCTTGAAGGTATCAGCGCTTTCAACCGAGATGATCTCGGAGATCTGGTCAACGTCCAGCTGAGCGGCAACGCGCGGCAGGATGTTTTTGCCGTTGGAGGTCGCGGCAGCCAGGATGTGGCTGTAGCCAGCGCCCAGCTCGGCCACCAGCGGCGCTACGTTTTCCGGCAACTGGTGAGCGTAGGAGGCGTTGTCGGCCACCAGCACTTTAGCCACGCCAGCGATTTTCGCAGCGGCTTCAGCCACGGCGCCAGCGCCCTGACCTGCAACCAGCACGTGGATGTCGCCGCCGATTTTGGCAGCAGCGGCCACGGTGTTCAGCGTGGCCGGGGCCAGCACTTTGTTGTCGTGTTCAGCGATTACCAAGATAGTCATGATTAGATTACCTTCGCTTCGTTTTTCAGTTTCTCGACCAGTTCAGCCACCGACTTGACCTTGATACCCGCGCTGCGTGCAGCCGGCGCTTCGACTTTCACGGTCTTGTTGGTGGAGGCGGTGGAAACGCCCAAAGCGTCCGGAGTCAGCACTTCGAGAGGCTTCTTCTTGGCTTTCATGATGTTTGGCAGGGACGCATAACGCGGCTCGTTCAAACGCAGATCGGTGGTGACAATGGCTGGCAGTTTCAGGGAAACCGTCTGCGCGCCGCCGTCGATTTCGCGGGTCACGGCAACGCTGTCGCCGGACACTTCAACTTTCGAAGCAAAGGTGCCCTGACCGTAACCGCTCAGTGCAGCGAGCATCTGGCCAGTCTGGTTGTTGTCGCTGTCGATGGCTTGTTTGCCAAGGATCACTAGCTGAGGCTGTTCCTTGTCGACAACAGCTTTCAACAGTTTGGCAACGGCCAGGGAAGTCAGATCTTCAGCGGATTCGACGAGGATGGCGCGGTCGGCACCCAGAGCCAGCGCGGTGCGCAGTTGCTCTTGAGCGGCGGACGGGCCGACGGAAACGACGACGATTTCAGTCGCAACGCCTTTCTCTTTCAGGCGTACGGCTTCTTCCACGGCGATTTCGCAGAATGGGTTCATCGACATCTTCACGTTAGCGAGGTCGACGCCGGAATTGTCCGCCTTGACGCGAACCTTGACGTTGTAATCCACAACGCGTTTGACAGCTACAAGAACCTTCATGGATTCCTCGTTACTCTCCGGTGAAAAGAAAGTCGCCTAGGCGAACCTGGCGGTTGATGCTCATCGGGCGCAAGGGCACCTCTAAAAACGCCGGCATACGTATCAAGTGACCATCGCTCATGAGATTGATGACCGTTCGTCAGTGGTGACCAACAAGTCATTCAATATCGCGGCGTGTAAACTGCGCGCCAACACTGCGCCGCGCATCACCTTGTACTGCCATCGCCCTGTCTTTAGAGGTGCTCTTGAAACCAACAGTCAGCCTACGGCGAGCGCAAAACCGACCGTATCTTGACCGGAACGCCTATTCCGGTCAATACGGCAAAATAGCCGTTCATAAGCCGCGTGACTTTGATTTCTCTGGCTTTGAGCCAATTCAAACAAACGTTTGTATTGGACGCTAGGAGTGGTGTAGATATAATGCGCCACCCAGAGAGAAAGGTGGTTCATCGATTGTCCTCTTCCCCGCTTGCGCAGGGATTCATGGATGCGACACCAAACCTCCAATTAGAAAAAAAACTGTTGAGCCTTGAGTAGGAGATAACCTGTGGAACGCGAATACATGGAATTCGACGTGGTCATCGTCGGTGCCGGCCCCGCTGGTCTTTCCGCCGCCTGCCGCTTGAAGCAGAAGGCTGCTGAAGCCGGTAAGGAAATCAGCGTCTGCGTGGTCGAAAAAGGCTCCGAAGTCGGTGCTCACATCCTGTCTGGTGCCGTGTTCGAACCACGCGCCCTGAACGAATTGTTCCCGGACTGGAAAGAACTCGGCGCCCCGCTGAACACGCCGGTGACGCGTGACGACATCTTCGTTCTCAAGAACGCCGACAGCGCGCAGAAAATCCCTGACCTCTTTGTGCCCAAGACCATGCACAACGAAGGCAACTACATCATCTCCCTGGGCAACCTGTGCCGCTGGCTGGCTCAGCAGGCCGAAAACCTGGGCGTGGAAATCTACCCTGGCTTCGCCGCCCAGGAAGCACTGTTCGACGAGAACGGCGTGGTTCGCGGGATCATCACCGGCGACCTCGGCGTTGACCGCGAAGGCCATCCGAAAGAAGGCCTGTACACCCCTGGCATGGAACTGCGTGGCAAATACACGCTGTTCGCTGAAGGCTGCCGTGGCCACATCGGCAAGCAGTTGATCAAGCGCTTCAACCTCGACAGCGAAGCCGACGCCCAGCACTACGGCATCGGCCTGAAAGAAATCTGGGAAATCGACCCGGCCAAGCATCAGCCAGGCCTGGTGGTCCACACCGCCGGCTGGCCGCTGGACATCATGGGCACCGAGAACACCGGCGGCTCCTTCCTCTATCACCTGGAAAACAACCAGGTGGTGGTTGGTCTGATCGTCGACCTTTCCTACAGCAACACCTACCTGTCGCCGTTCGACGAGTTTCAGCGCCTCAAGCATCACCCGGTGCTCAAGCAGTACCTGGAAGGCGGCAAGCGCATCAGCTACGGCGCCCGCGCCATCTGCAAAGGCGGCCTGAATTCGCTGCCGAAAATGGTCTTCAAGGGCGGCGCGCTGATCGGTTGCGACCTCGGCACCCTGAACTTCGCCAAGATCAAAGGCAGCCACACCGCAATGAAGTCCGGCATGCTCGCCGCTGAATCCGTGGCCGAGGCGCTGTTCGCCGAGAAGGACGGCACCGAAGAGCTGACCACTTACGTCGACGCGTTCAAGAAGAGCTGGCTCTACGACGAGCTGTTCGCCAGCCGCAACTTCGGCCCGGCGATCCACAAGTTCGGCGCGATCGTCGGCGGCGGTTTCAACTGGCTGGACCAGAACATCTTCGGCGGCAAACTGCCGTTCACCCTGCACGACACCAAGCCGGACTACGCGTGCCTGAAGCTGGCGGCCGACTGCAAGAAGATCGACTACCCGAAACCAGACGGCAAGATCAGTTTCGACAAGCTCAGCTCGGTGTTCATCTCCGGTACCAACCATGAAGAAGAGCAGCCTTGCCACCTGAAGCTGACCGACCCGAGCATCCCGATCGCCAAGAACCTGCCGATGTACGATGAACCTGCCCAGCGCTACTGCCCGGCCGGCGTGTACGAAGTGGTGACCAAGGAAGACGGCGAGAAGCGCTTCCAGATCAACGCCCAGAACTGCGTTCACTGCAAGACCTGCGACATCAAGGACCCTGCACAGAACATTACCTGGGTGGCGCCTGAAGGTGCCGGCGGGCCGACTTACCCGAACATGTAAGTTGAATCGCTGATCACAAAGGCTCCCGAAATGGGGGCCTTTTTGTTGCCCGCAATTTATACAACAACACCGCCCCCACCTGTAGGAGCCGAGCTTGCTCGCGAAAGCGGTGTGTCATCCAGCATTGATCTCGCCTGACACACCGCTTTCGCGAGCAAGCTCGGCTCCTACAAGGGATTCGCGGTGTATCAGGCTGCGCGTTCATCGCCCGGATTGCGCTCAAAGTACCGCTTGTACTCCCGACTGAACTGCGACGTGCTCTGATACCCGACCCGATGCGCCACCTGCGCCACGCCCAATCCCTCGCCCAGCAATAACTGCTGGGCCCTGAGCAAACGCAAACGCTTCAAGTACTGCACCGGCGACAATAAGGTGCTGCGTTTGAAATGCTCATGAAAGGTCGACGCACTCATGTTCGCGCAACTGGCCAAGGTCTCGACGTTCAAGGGTTCGGTGTAATGCGCATGCAGATGGCTGAGCGACGCCGCGATCCGGGCGAACTGCCCCTGTTGCTCGACCAGCGCCCGCAGCACATCTGCTTGCGGCCCGCGCAAGGCGACGAACAACAACTCGCGCAATCGCGCCTGCCCCATAACCTGGCATTCCAGCGGATCGTGCAGGCAACGCAGCAGCCGTTCAACACAACCACGCATCGCATCGTCAAGCACCGCCGAGGTCATGGACTCTGGCGTTTGCGCCGCAATACTACGCCCCGGCGCCAGCCCCATGGCCAAGACCAACTCACCGAGCAACACACGGTCAATGGCGATGGAAACGCCCAGCATCGGGCCATCGGGCGCTGAAAACGTCTCGCATTCGAAGGGCACTGGCAATGCCTGAATCAAATAATGCCCGGCGCCGTACTCCAGCGTACGCGGCCCCAGATACGCCAGTTTGCTTCCCTGGGCGATGATGACAAGACTCGGCTCGTAAATCTGCGGGCCGCGAGCCACATCACAACTGGCCCGCAAAACCTGCACACCCGGCAACGCCGTGGGAGCGAAACCATCGCGATTAGTCAAAGGCTGAATCAGCGAAACCAGCGCGGCATTGGCATCGAGATGACGGGTCAACAACATGGGAGCTCTTCACAAAAAAGTCGCGGAAAAAGGGATGAAAGCATCATCGCAGGTCTGATCGTCCATTTGACCAAACGAACGCTGATGCCGGAGGAATAGGCATGACACCCGGAGGAATCGCCATGGCCGGTGACCGGCGCGGCGCCCAGAATGCGCCACCTCACCTGTCACTGCTTTTGCGAGGTTCACCATGTACACCGCCATCGGATACGCCGCCCAGTCGGCCACCACTCCCCTCGCCCCCATGAAATTCGAACGCCGCAGCCCTCGGGCCGACGACGTGGCGATCGATATTCTCTACTGCGGCGTCTGCCATTCCGACATCCACCAGGCCCGCAACGAGTGGGGCATTGCCGTTTATCCGTTGATGCCCGGCCACGAGATCGTAGGCAAAGTGACCGCCGTCGGTGCGAATGTCACCCAGTATAAAGTCGGCGATCTGGTCGGCGTCGGCTGCATGGTCGATTCCTGCCGCAGCTGCGAAGCCTGCCAGGCCAACCTCGAGCAATATTGTCTCGAAGGTCCGACCATGACTTATGCCACACCGGACCGCGTGGATGGCAGCAACACCATGGGCGGTTACTCCGACAGCATCGTCGTCAGTGAACACTTCGTCGTGCGCATCCCGGCAAAACTCGACCTCGCCAGCGCCGCGCCGATCCTCTGCGCCGGCATCACCACCTACTCGCCGCTCAAGCACTACGGCGTGAAGGCGGGCGACAAGGTCGGGATTCTCGGCATGGGTGGCCTCGGCCACATGGGCATCAAGTTCGCCAAGGCGATGGGCGCGGAAGTCACTCTGTTCACTCGCTCGGCGAGCAAGGCTGAAGAAGGACGTCGTCAGGGCGCGGACCACGTGATCGTGTCCACCGACGCCGAGCAGATGAAGGCAGCAGCAGGCCATTTCGACTTCCTGCTGGACACCATTCCGGTACAGCACGACCTCAATCCCTACCTTGATACCCTACGTTTCGACGGCGTGCACATTCTCGTGGGTTTGATTGAACCGATTGATCCACCGGTCCACGCGGCCAAACTGGTGTTGGGCCGTCGCGTACTGGCCGGCTCGCTGATCGGCGGCATCGCCGAAACCCAGGAAGTGCTGGATTTCTGCGCCGAGCACAACATCACCTGCGACATCGAAATGCTCGACATCCGTCAGATCAACGAGGCTTACGCCCGCATGATCGCCGGTGACGTGAAATACCGTTTCGTCATCGACATGGCGACGCTGAAAGTCTGATCAGACCTTAGCGCCAAGCTCCGCCGAGAGCCGGGCCGTGACCCCTTTGATCAGGGGAATCAGCTCGGCCATTTTTTCCAGCGGCATGTACGGCACGGTGCTGGCGATGCTGATGCCAGCAACGATGCGCTTGCTGGCATCACGAATCGGTGCCGCCACGCAGCGGATCGACGGTTCGTTGTCTTCCAGATCGAAGGCGTAACCGCCCGCCACGTACTCGACCATGCGCTGTTGAAACTGCTCCCAGGATTGCTCCGGGTGCTGCGGCCAGAACTGATTTTTCCCACCCGCCGGCAAGCTGACTTCGTACAGTCGTTGCCATTCTTCCTGCGTGTCATCCAGCATCAGCGCCTTGCCGATCCCGGTGCGCGCCAACGGCATGCGATGGCCGACCCGCGAGCGCATTTCCGGACCATTGCGTCCTGGATTCTTGTGCAGGTACAGCACCTCGTCGCCCTCGCGAATCGCCAAGTGAATGGTGTCGCCGGTCAACGCCGACAACTCATCCAGATACGGCCCGGCCAGGGTCACCAGCGGCAATTCTTCACGCGCCTGAAAGCCCAACTCGATCAGCTTCGGCCCCAACAGATACCCGACTTGCGGCACCACGCGCAGATAACGCTCGTCCACCAGGCAACTGGCCAGACGATGGGTGGTGCTGCGCGTCGTGCCGATCAGCCGGGCGATTTCCTTGAGATCGCGGGCGCCACTGGCCACGGCCTGAACCACACCCAGACCGCGAAGCAGTGTCTGGGTGCCGGTCGGCGCAGCGTCCTTGGCGATTTTTGGGGCGTCTTCCTGCATATCCAGCCTTTACCGTTGAGCGAGGGAACGGGCGGCATTATGGTCGCCCGACGGCTGCGACTACAACTTGATACGCTCGACCTTGCCGACCAGCAGAATGTAGGAAAGCGCACCAATCAACGCAAGAACCGAGATGTAGGTAATCGCCGGGGCAAACGAATCACCGCTGGCGAGGAAGCCGATCACGATCGGCGTGGTAATCGCCGACAGGTTGCCGATGAAATTGAATACCCCGCCGGTCAGCCCCAACAACCGTGCCGGTGCCAGCGTTGAAACCAGCGACCAGGTGATCGAAGCCAGTCCGTTACCAAAGAAGGCCAACGCGAGGAAGGCAATCACCAGCGGCGTCGACTCGACGAAGTTGGCGCCGATGATAGACGTGGAAATCAGCAGGCCGCCAATGATCGGCAATTTGCGGGCGAACCCTACCGTGTAGCCGCGGCGGATCAAAAAGTCCGAGAAGAAACCGGAACACAGCACACCGACGAAGGCGGCGAGAAACGGCAGCGATGCCAGCAGGCCGGACTTGATGAAGTCCATGCCGCGGTATTTCACCAGGTAGGTCGGGAACCACGTCAGGAAAAACCACAGCGTCGAGTTGAGGCAGAACTGACCGAGGTAGATGCCCCACAACTTGCGTTTGGTCAGGACGATGCCAAGGTCGGTCCAGCTGAATTTCGCCTTGGCCTTGGCTGTCTCTGCCTGGATATCTACCAACCCGCCGCCCTCACGGATCAGGTCGATTTCGGCGTCATTGGCGCCCTTGAAATCCCGCGGTTCGCGATACACCGCGTACCAGATCACCGCCCAGAGAATGCCCACCGCACCGGTGCTGACAAACACCATGTGCCAGCCAAATTCATGCTGCAACCAGGCAAGTACCGGCGTCAGGAACGCCAGGCCAACGAACTGGCCGGAGGTGTAGAAACCGATGGCCGTGGCGCGTTCGCGCTCCGGAAACCAAGTGGTCACTACACGGCTGTTGATTGGATACGCCGGGGCTTCCAGGGCACCGACCGCCATGCGCAAGACGAACAGCGCGATGAAACTGGCGGCGAAGCCGAGCATCACCGTCGCGATTGACCACAGCAACAAGGCGACGCTGTAGAGAATGCGCGGCGGGACGCGATCCACCAGCCAGCCGCCGGGGATTTGCATGGCGGCGTAGGTCCAGCCGAAGGCCGAGAAAATCAGCCCGACGTGGATCGGGTCGATGCCCAGTTCGCTGGTCAGCGCCGGGGCGGCGATGGACAGGTTGCTGCGGTCCAGATAGTTGATCACTACGGTGATGAACAGCAGCACCATGATGAAAAAACGCTTGCGACTGGGCGTCACCAACGACGCCTGCCCGGTAAGGGTTTGCGGTTGCATGAGGATTGCCTCTTCTTATGTTTATTGAGGTCGATGTGAAATCGGGGGTTGCCGCAAATCTCCCTGTCCATGGAGATCAACCTGTGGGAGCCAGCCTGCTGGCGATCGCGGTGTGTCAGTCACAATGAGTGCTGGATGTGCCGACCAAATCGCCAGCAGGCTGGCTCCCACAGGGATGTGCGGTGGGTCAGGGAGAACTCACCACTCGGTGAGGGTTTGCGGTTGCATGGGGATTGCCTCTTCTTATGTTTATTGAGGTCGATGTGAAATCGGGGGTTGCCGCAAATCTCCCTGTCCATGGAGATCAAACTGTGGGAGCCAGCCTGCTGGCGATCGCGGTGGGTCAGTCACCATGCATGCTGGATGTGCCGACCAAATCGCCAGCAGGCTGGCTCCCACAGGGATGTGCGGTGGGTCAGGGAGAACTCACCACTCGGCAAAACTGCCATCGGCATGGCGCCAGATCGGGTTGCGCCAGCGATGCCCGACCGCCGCGCGTTCGATCACATACTCCTCGTTGATCTCGATGCCCAGGCCCGGGCCATTCGGAATCTTCACGAAGCCTTTGTCGTAATCGAACACCCGCGGATCCTTGACGTAATCCAGCAGGTCGTTGCTCTCGTTGTAGTGAATGCCCAGGCTCTGCTCCTGGATGAACGCGTTGTAGCAAACCGCGTCCAGTTGCAGGCACGCCGCGAGTGCAATCGGACCCAGCGGGCAATGCAGCGCCAACGCCACGTCGTAGGCTTCGGCCATGTTGGCGATTTTGCGGGTTTCGGTGATGCCGCCAGCGTGAGAAGCATCGGGCTGGATGATGTCGACGTAACCTTCGCTGAGCACGCGCTTGAAATCCCAGCGCGAGAACAACCGCTCGCCAAGGGCAATCGGCGTGCTGGTTAGCGGTGCCAGTTCCTTCAGCGCTTCGTAGTTTTCGCTGAGTACCGGCTCTTCGATGAACATCAGTTTGTACGGATCGAGTTCCTTCATCAGCACCTTGGCCATGGGCTTGTGCACCCGGCCATGGAAATCCACGCCGATGCCGACGTTCGGCCCGACCGCGTCACGCACGGCCGCGACGTTGGCCAGGGCCAGGTCGACTTTTTCGAAGGAGTCGAGGAATTGCAGCTCTTCGGTGCCGTTCATTTTCACCGCAGTGAAACCACGGCTGACCGCTTCTTTCGCCGCCCGCGCGGTGTCCGCCGGCCGGTCGCCGCCGATCCACGAATACACGCGGATCTTGTCCCGCACCTGACCACCCAGCAGATCGCTGACCGACACCCCCAAGGCCTTGCCCTTGATGTCCCACAGCGCCTGGTCGATACCGGCCAGCGCACTCATGTGGATCGCGCCGCCCCGGTAGAAGCCACCGCGGTACAGCACGGTCCAGATGTCTTCGATGTTGCGTGGGTCTTTGCCGATCAGGTAGTCGGACAATTCTTCAACGGCGGCGGCCACCGTGTGGGCGCGGCCTTCGACCACGGGCTCGCCCCAACCGGTCACGCCCTCGTCGGTTTCAACCTTGAGGAAGCACCAGCGCGGCGGAACGATGAAGGTGGTCAGTTTGGTGATTTTCATCTCTTCTCTCTCTTGTTAGATGCAGCGCGCTCGGCGCCAAAAAAGTCTTAACGCAGAGCGTTCCATGCAGCCACGTAGGCCTTGGCGTTCAACGCTACGTCCTCAGGCGTCATGCCCGGTTTGAACAACCCGGACCCGAGGCCGAAGCCTTTGACGCCAGCGTCGATAAACACCTGCATGTTGTCCGGTGTTATTCCGCCCACGGGCGCAAGAATGGTTCCGGCCGGCAACACCGCGAGCCAGGCCTTGACGACTGCCGGGCCCATTTGCTCGGCCGGGAACATCTTCAGCACGTCCGCACCTTCGGCCAATGCGGCGAAGGCTTCGGTCGGTGTCGCAACACCCGGCGACAGGAACAGCCCCGCCGCCTTCGCTGCGCGCAGCACTTTGGGATCGCTGTGGGGCATGACGATCACCTGCCCGCCGGCGGCTTTCACTTGTTCGACCTGTTCCGGCGTCAACACAGTGCCGGCGCCGATCAGGCAATCAGCGGGCAAGGTACTGCGCAGGATGCGGATGCTTTCGTACGGCTCGGGGGAATTGAGCGGCACTTCGATGACGCGAAATCCGGCTGCGTAAAGGACTTCTCCGATAGCCGCCGCTTCCTGCGGGCGCAGGCCACGCAGGATCGCGATCAGGCCGTTTTGCGCCAGGGCTTGCTTGAGCATGTCAGACCTCCAGTCAGGTTTAACGGGATGGATGTGGGGTGACGAGTCCGGCAGCGAGCGCCAACTGCCACAACCCGCGTTCGGTGGCGTGTTCGGCCAGCGTCACGCGAGCAAAACCGCAGGCGTCGAGGGCCCGGCTGTAGCGGGCACACAGTTGTGAGTTACCGATGAGGATGATCGACGGCAGATGAACGCTGTTGCGCCGACGCCGCTGATCAGTGGCCAGCGCCGACAACTCATGACCGATCAACAGGCCCGACAAATAGTCCGGTTGCGCGCTGGCGCTCAGCTCGCCGGTCAGCCCGAGGCTGCGGGCGCTGAACAATGTCGACAACGGACCGATCTCGCCCTCCGCCGACAGGGCCACTTGCACACCACGGTCAAACGCGTCGCCATCAAAGGATGCGCCGCGTTGCTGAGTGCGCCCCAGAATGCTGTGTTCGCTGAGCACGGCGAAGACTTCGCCGGTCATGAAGGTATCGAAATGCACGATGCAACCGTCGGCCACTTCCACCCATTTCGAATGACTGCCCGGCAGGCCGATCAACAGATCACCGTCCGCCCCGGCCGGCAGATTTTGCAGCACGCCGAGGACCTGGGTTTCTTCGCCGCGCATCACGTTCGGCAGCTGCGAACGCTGAATGACGCCCGGCACGATGTGCACATCGACGCCGCGAAGACTGCGAATGGTTTGTAGGGAAGTTCCGAGATTGGCGACGTTCGCCGGCGTGTCGCGGTAGGCCGCTTCGCGCCAACCTTGAGCGCTGCCG
This genomic window contains:
- a CDS encoding electron transfer flavoprotein subunit beta/FixA family protein yields the protein MKVLVAVKRVVDYNVKVRVKADNSGVDLANVKMSMNPFCEIAVEEAVRLKEKGVATEIVVVSVGPSAAQEQLRTALALGADRAILVESAEDLTSLAVAKLLKAVVDKEQPQLVILGKQAIDSDNNQTGQMLAALSGYGQGTFASKVEVSGDSVAVTREIDGGAQTVSLKLPAIVTTDLRLNEPRYASLPNIMKAKKKPLEVLTPDALGVSTASTNKTVKVEAPAARSAGIKVKSVAELVEKLKNEAKVI
- a CDS encoding NAD(P)-dependent alcohol dehydrogenase; translation: MYTAIGYAAQSATTPLAPMKFERRSPRADDVAIDILYCGVCHSDIHQARNEWGIAVYPLMPGHEIVGKVTAVGANVTQYKVGDLVGVGCMVDSCRSCEACQANLEQYCLEGPTMTYATPDRVDGSNTMGGYSDSIVVSEHFVVRIPAKLDLASAAPILCAGITTYSPLKHYGVKAGDKVGILGMGGLGHMGIKFAKAMGAEVTLFTRSASKAEEGRRQGADHVIVSTDAEQMKAAAGHFDFLLDTIPVQHDLNPYLDTLRFDGVHILVGLIEPIDPPVHAAKLVLGRRVLAGSLIGGIAETQEVLDFCAEHNITCDIEMLDIRQINEAYARMIAGDVKYRFVIDMATLKV
- a CDS encoding electron transfer flavoprotein subunit alpha/FixB family protein, translating into MTILVIAEHDNKVLAPATLNTVAAAAKIGGDIHVLVAGQGAGAVAEAAAKIAGVAKVLVADNASYAHQLPENVAPLVAELGAGYSHILAAATSNGKNILPRVAAQLDVDQISEIISVESADTFKRPIYAGNAIATVQSNAAVKVITVRATGFDPVAAEGGSAAVEAVAAAHNAGTSSFVGEELAKSDRPELTAAKIVVSGGRGMQNGDNFKHLYALADKLGAAVGASRAAVDAGFVPNDMQVGQTGKIVAPQLYIAVGISGAIQHLAGMKDSKVIVAINKDEEAPIFQVADYGLVADLFEAIPEFEKLV
- a CDS encoding AraC family transcriptional regulator, encoding MLLTRHLDANAALVSLIQPLTNRDGFAPTALPGVQVLRASCDVARGPQIYEPSLVIIAQGSKLAYLGPRTLEYGAGHYLIQALPVPFECETFSAPDGPMLGVSIAIDRVLLGELVLAMGLAPGRSIAAQTPESMTSAVLDDAMRGCVERLLRCLHDPLECQVMGQARLRELLFVALRGPQADVLRALVEQQGQFARIAASLSHLHAHYTEPLNVETLASCANMSASTFHEHFKRSTLLSPVQYLKRLRLLRAQQLLLGEGLGVAQVAHRVGYQSTSQFSREYKRYFERNPGDERAA
- a CDS encoding electron transfer flavoprotein-ubiquinone oxidoreductase; the encoded protein is MEREYMEFDVVIVGAGPAGLSAACRLKQKAAEAGKEISVCVVEKGSEVGAHILSGAVFEPRALNELFPDWKELGAPLNTPVTRDDIFVLKNADSAQKIPDLFVPKTMHNEGNYIISLGNLCRWLAQQAENLGVEIYPGFAAQEALFDENGVVRGIITGDLGVDREGHPKEGLYTPGMELRGKYTLFAEGCRGHIGKQLIKRFNLDSEADAQHYGIGLKEIWEIDPAKHQPGLVVHTAGWPLDIMGTENTGGSFLYHLENNQVVVGLIVDLSYSNTYLSPFDEFQRLKHHPVLKQYLEGGKRISYGARAICKGGLNSLPKMVFKGGALIGCDLGTLNFAKIKGSHTAMKSGMLAAESVAEALFAEKDGTEELTTYVDAFKKSWLYDELFASRNFGPAIHKFGAIVGGGFNWLDQNIFGGKLPFTLHDTKPDYACLKLAADCKKIDYPKPDGKISFDKLSSVFISGTNHEEEQPCHLKLTDPSIPIAKNLPMYDEPAQRYCPAGVYEVVTKEDGEKRFQINAQNCVHCKTCDIKDPAQNITWVAPEGAGGPTYPNM
- a CDS encoding IclR family transcriptional regulator — translated: MQEDAPKIAKDAAPTGTQTLLRGLGVVQAVASGARDLKEIARLIGTTRSTTHRLASCLVDERYLRVVPQVGYLLGPKLIELGFQAREELPLVTLAGPYLDELSALTGDTIHLAIREGDEVLYLHKNPGRNGPEMRSRVGHRMPLARTGIGKALMLDDTQEEWQRLYEVSLPAGGKNQFWPQHPEQSWEQFQQRMVEYVAGGYAFDLEDNEPSIRCVAAPIRDASKRIVAGISIASTVPYMPLEKMAELIPLIKGVTARLSAELGAKV
- a CDS encoding substrate-binding periplasmic protein, with the protein product MDLRRVFGWSLLLGLTVLPTLSVAAGKCERLVVTGSPDAPPYLWQDPQNPKHLIGASADLLQQVAGELGIKVDILYAGKRSQALDEVRSGRMDMLADAPLTVSELETLDYIHPPLLENDYLVWTRKDSSLVYNEAQDLHGHPGALSEKSRITQAFGTFAEQQLTLVRTPNLTQAFQKLLLGEVEFVLAGRYSGMAAAQTLSMANDLVARPQPVDKPGLFLAVSHNSACNDPWLRGQLAKKMTELPASGLTEAVLQRNIERWKAQQQQQAASTPKQ
- a CDS encoding DUF4398 domain-containing protein — encoded protein: MSIRPLFAALAVLALAGCAADPAPNEQIRLTDQALIQAKAVGATADEVPELKLAEDKFSRAQGDMADQSYKHARMRAEQAELDARLAEAKVLTLKSEEQLNVLNTRITRLRKQVGDAQ